From the Melospiza georgiana isolate bMelGeo1 chromosome 4, bMelGeo1.pri, whole genome shotgun sequence genome, the window TGGAATGATCAAGGTTAATCTACATAAAAAGCAGTGGCAGTGCTGTCTGCGAAGCGGACATGAATTTGTTAATTCATGGGCAACCATTCCACACTACAAAAACCAGCCTAGAAAATAGCCTCTGATCATGACATTAATACAACAGTTCCAGAAGCTGAGGAAGAACAAGGAGAACAGCTGACAGTCAAGCAGCAAGCTGACAAGTTCTTCCTGAACAGTGCAGCACAGTGCAGTTGTCTGGGACCGAGTACTGTGCCATGGGTACCACTGGCCTGACAAAGTAACGCGTTTCTTCAGTAGACACACACAgatcttcattttcctttcctcaaaCATACAGCAAACCCAAAGGCAATCTCTACCACTTTCTCTTTCCACAGATTATTGTGCTACAGAATTCCTGCTGGAGACAATCATCTTCAGTGTATCAAGTATAGATGCCAGCTAGCATCCTATAAATCCAAAGATGTAGGTTGTCTCCCAAAGACAGGGAGATCAAGAAACAAACATCCTTTTGGAACCAAATGAATTATATATTATTCCTGGTCCTTTCCTGAAGTTTCATGGTTTTGCTCCCCTTTTACTTGAAGAGGAATGAATTTCAGGCAAAGaacataaaaatcctttcctcaggtTTCAGCAGATGAAAGGTAGTTACATCAATGGGAAGCTTACAACAGTTCCCTTCCCTCTTGCTGACCACTAGTACTAACAATAAAAAGTTGTTTACTAAGGTTCACTACCAACTAATAAAACCAAAGTACTAACAATCTTTCATAATCAGTTTAAATGTATCTGCAACTTAAAACTGGGAAAAGGGCCAGCAGAGCCTTCCAGCCACTCCAGAAAATATAAGTTAGAGGAGAAACACAATATTTAAGGCTCCAGATCTGAGGCACTGGAAGTAAAAGGCTGGCACACATAACTTCTAACTCTGGGGTGCCCTAAcatagattttaaaaagaacacATCTGCAACACATAGACTGCATTTTAAGTTACATCATTCATGTGTTCATCAGATGTGTGTTTATTACCAAAAAATTCCAGGGGAGTTTTACCATACTAAATTATGTAAAGACATTAAATAACATTGGATGTATTTTTTCTGTTGGCAGATACAGAACAGCCATGGCACACAGACCTACTAAACtagttttgctttgctttttttcatcAAGACAGCAGCAGTTCCCCTGCCCTGCAATTCTTCTCCATTATCTCCCTTCAACCCAAATCATCTTAAACACAGGCTGGGAAGTGATGCCCTAGATAAAATTCTCTTaacttcttcaccttcttccaACTCCACTCTAAATAGAACCATGCTGATTTGACTTCCTTCAAGACAATTGGAATGTTGCTTAGATATCCACAAAGCAAGCTGACACCAACCATCACTTACAGTACAGATGTTATTTCAATGAAAGCTCCACCAGCAGAAATACACACACACTGTTTCACCTTACACATGCCAAGATACCAACAATCAAAGCCAACACAAGTCAACTGGCTATATCAAATTCTCCTCACTGTGAACTTGAAATTTCTCCTGCTGGAATAGGGAGACAagcaaggaggaaaagaaatcagTGCAAGGCTTCAGGAAAAGAGCAGAGACCTTGCTATGCAGACTAAATTTACCATCTGAGAAATATTCACTCATTCTGGAAACATCAGCAAAGTCATACACCAACAGCCCTCAGAGCCATCAGTCTAATTAGTCATCAGAGCTATTAAAAACTAAGTTTCATACCTAGTTTTTCAAAAATAGGGCTATAAATGGTGTAATTTTCTAATCCAAAGAGAAATTTGTTTGAGCAGATGCTGAAACACCTCATTAAGAAAACATGTcattgaaaacaaaacactctgcaggaacagcagtACCTGAAGTCATCCATTGTTTCTTGTATCATATTCTGAATGAAGTTGATTTGAATTGCTGTCAGAGGTGCATTTGGTCTGCTACTCCCAATGGTTTCTACTATTTTTTCTGACAACGAACTTGCAACGCCAGCAGTGACAGATGATGTTATCTTTGAACCTTTacaattgaaaataaaatactgagaACCCTCATGACAAATAAAAACCACTCATATCACCgcattactttaaaaaaaaacaattatttaattacattttaaaaaaacaattatttaattaattttaccTCAAATATTGGtcggtaaaaaaaaaaaaaaaaaaaaaaaatctgatttagaATTAATCTTTCCAGAAGCAACTAGAGACATTTTAGGAGGGCTGGCTTGATTTAAAGAACCGAGATCAAGTCCATTGTATCAGATTTCATGTCAGTTTACAATCAGTCACACCTAGAACTGGGACAAAATTATCAACTTACTTGTTGAGGTAGTACCATTTACTGGTAGATCATATGCAGGATGGGCCTGAATATTCTTTGTTATTTGTTTCTCATTTGCATCAGGAGTAGATGATGGTGGAGAAGGTTCTGTGCTTGGTAAGCTTGATTTTGAAACCTGACaacagaaagattttatttttattttaaagattaaatCTACTTGTTACAATTGTGTAATTGCACTTGATGAGTAAGTTTTCCGAAATGTACcttcaaacatttttccttttaggaATCCGCTCAGAAATACATGTTTTTCATTTCCTAGCAAGATATTTGAAAAATGGATTGCTAAAACATTCCAAATTGCCTCAGGTGGGCACAAAGAAGCAAGTGCAAAAGGCGGGGGCCTCTAATTTTCATATCAAAAATGTTGTGACTAAGTTGTATCACTCCTAGCAAACTCAGGCTTCTCAGGAGCAATACAAAAGTAGCTAAGCTCTGTGCAGACACATCAAAGATATCTCAAGAAAAAGAGGGAGATAGAGAATAGGGAAAGAAGAGAGTGGAATTGACCTAACAATCAATCATACTAGTGCAACTACCCAgcaattcttcttttttctagAAAAATCTAAATACTCCTCAGGCTACCCATTTTGTTTCATGGGAACTTATGTAACCTGATCTTATTTAAGACAAACATACATTTATCTTCCATTGCTGAAGGCCAATTCATCTAAATCAGACAAGGTTTTATGGATTTGTGTTAATAGTGTGTGAACAGAGttgcaaaataaaatcagattgGGCATTATTCAGTATTCTTTTCTTCAAGCAGCAGTATTCTGTCAAGATTCTAAAAAGAGCACTCATAACAAGAATACCTGCTTTAAATTGTCTTTAGATTCTTGTTTTCCAAGACTTATTTTCTTAGAGTCAGTCTCTGGATGCTCCTCTTCTTCTTTAATTGGAGATCCCAAAAGTGCATGTAATGGGCTAGACTGTGTCACTTGTGCACTACTGCCCACTACGTTTCTTTTTACTGGAAAGGCAAcggttggctgtgggagaaaATCCAAACCCATCAGGGAGGACGGAAAATCCAAGCCTaaaatgaaaagggaaagaTGACACACACAGGTCAATAAACACACACACCACATCTATCCCACAGTAAAAATGCCTGCACACTCATACAAAATTGACAAAAGAAATTGATTGACAAAAGAAATCATCAAAAACTGTACTCCACAAAAAGTTACATCCTTCCATCCAACTTATGGTGCCTCCATCCTTATAAAAGTAGTAAAGCAGGAAATCATTCTGTATATCACTATAAATTgtataaaggaaaaaacccaattgCTTCAGGACCATACTCTAGACCTCCTGTTACCGTGTTGTTCTGGGAATCATCTGACACATTCTCAATGTGCCAGACAATTCCCAGAAAAGTTATTTCAGTGTCTGCTTTGgtcatttgtttttttcaatgGTATGACAAAATCAGCACGTGAGAACTAGCACAGACCTCCAAAGACTTATCACTGGCATATGCTTACCATTTCCTTGAGGATCTTCAGTCACTTTATTTGCAATAATATctacaaaacagcaaaacacagacAAATGAAGTGTTTATTTGTATCACTGCATCAAGTTCATAATCAAAgacaaattaaaatatcaagCAGGTACAACAGTCAGTAACTCACAAGTGACATTTTGTCACACTACATGCAGAGGAATGATGCTTTACAAATTCCAGTATCAGTAACTTACCATCTCTGACTGGAGAAAACACGTCTCCTAAACTACTTCGATTCAAATCATCAAAATAACTTAATTCAGCACTTTTCCCATGATCTGCTTCTTTAGAGGGAATGACATCCAAGCTGGAACTATGGGGAAAACCTTCAAAAGGGCAATATCATTCCATTAGTAATTGACCTTTTCAAAAAATAACATACATTGTGGCTAAACAATCTCACACCATGATACTTGAGAAGCCCAGTGAGCACTTCAGAATCGTCTGCAGATGCCACTTAGAGGGTCAATATTAACTTGCTCATTTGGGCTGTCAACAAAGGTGACTACACCTAAAAGCTCAAGAGGAGGGTTGTAAAACTGGAGAACCCACCCATGCTCAGAGAAATCTATGTGCAGCAATTTTATGGTGCATCAGGTGAAGTCAAACTACTGACTGCACCTTCTGCTCATAAGGTAACCACATTCAgacaataaaaatttaaatttgttctgcaagaaaaaaaatttgctgtACTAGGGCCATTAAGCATTCCAAGGCAAATCATATGAAACACCTTTTTCAAGCTTACTTAGTGTTAGTATATTCTTTGCTTATTTCTAATATTTGAAAATCAACTTACATATTCTAATATAAGAAAATCAAATTGAAGTTACAATTGcaggcaaaaaaaccaaaacctcaaCCAAACTTGTTCCTAAACCTTTCTTCACTCTACCCTCAAGCCCCTTCCCTGACCTAATCCAaaagtgaaaaagctttttatatGCATGGCACCAAGGACAGCTGTCTAAAGAATGGAAGCATATCTTAagcccaaaaaaatccccagtcGTTATTCAAACTACAGATTTTAGAAAGGGAATTGAACTGCTCAGACAACCACCAGAATAACTTTCATAATTTCACAAAATGTTCATAAAACCTATAAGTACTCCTCTAGGTGGGATTACTTGTTGAAGTGATCCAAATATGACTGTGTGGGTGACTGCAATTAATCATGTCCAAGTATTTACATTAAGTGGAACTTGACTCACATTTACAATTTCACATTTAAATGTATTAATAGATTACACTTTTCACTCCTTCAGATGTGTCAGCTGTGACACCAACATAGGACTGCACTTGCTAGTTAAGTAAATACTTGGTATACTGAGTCAAATCAGAAGTGCAGTATCAGCCTGTGCATCAGAATTTAGAGGATCTACATGGGAAAAGTGTAACATAAAACTGGGCCAAAATATCTTGTGCACTTTTACccattcccagaaatacaaatgcAGTAAGGTACTTAAAGCAGAGAATAGTTGGTAAATGGCAGTTTATGGGAAGCCAGCTCAAAGTACATCCAAGTTTCTCATCACATTCTGACTTCATTTATACTTTTGTACCTTAAAAATAGGTGTGACAAAAAGCCTTAATTTTGCTTAAATATGTTATCAGATTATTTTACTGAATCCTCCTTATTTTCTCGAAAGTTAAATCCCCTGAACAGGTTCTAGAAAAAATTCCAGACAACAAATGAAGTTTGTGGTTTCTTATCCATTCCCATTTTTAACCTTAAAGACAATATCTTCTGCAGTATTCAGaggttttttaacttttaaattgAATACTCAGATGAAGGAAAATTGTTTTGCTTGGTAAGCCTTTACTTtgttaaaacatttatttattatgcaCGGTCCCCTTTAAGGAGTAACAGCCATTACTGCCATCTTTATCTTCAAATAAAgacaataaataaatgttttaaccaaaataaaattttccacACCATTCAGTAATGTTGATTAGCTACAGTTCTTGCATACACAGGAAACATTCTACTTCACCTCATACTTCACTGCATACCCAAGGGAGGTCATTAATACACATCCCTATGGACTGCAGTGGCTTATTGCCTAATTACTGTTACTAAATGTATTTctccttatttttaaaagggaggaggaaagtgctgTTACATTAAAATGGATTGAGGATTTTTTCAAAGAATCAAACTAGCAGTGTTACTGATTTGATATTTTCAGACCTCttgaattaaataaaattttaagagTACATTTCACACAGTGGCAGTTTTGGATTGCTCAGAATTCTTACAAAGAAGTTGTTAATTTCAGAGGTATAGATAGCAAATACAGTTATACAACTAATCATACTTGCAACTATATTTAGCATCTTTCCTACCATGTGATACTGGAATCATGCCTCTCACAAAAACACAGTTCAGTTGTCACTTGGGTTTTTGGACTAGGTTGCTTTTTCTCACGGTGTTTTCCtaggttggtttttgttttgttttgtttttttctttttggatgAGGTCTGCTACTCCTATTCATTACAAGAATTACAAATCTTTAGGTCTGCATTCCATGCAGACATTGCATCAGAAACTACATTATGTAGTTTCTGAAGTAGTTTATGCAGAAACCATTATCTGCAAGAAGTCAGAATGCAGGAGGCAGTCCCACAGTTTTAAGACTTCATGTGTCTTCAGCTTATAGTAGGATCCAATTTACCTCCTACAGTCTCATAGCACGTGTTACACagtggggagggaaaagaaGTATTTGTATGTGCAGGTACATACACACAGTACTTCCTAACAAATGCCCTTCCCTCGGTGAAATTTTTATATTGTAATGgtcaaaacacaaaacactgcTTCCATCTTCCCCATTATGCCAACTGTTTTAAGAGTAGGAACACAACATTACCtgttttctcctgaaaaatctCTCCTCCCTTATTCTCATTTGTCAATGTAAGATGAGAGAAAACTGCTGCTGATGCTTGAGAGGCAATGTTTTTGATGCCAGTATTTTGAATTCCTCCAAGATTACTGCCAGCTTTGACTTCTACTCTTTTGGGCACAGGTTTATTTGAAGAACCTGTGATGTTAgactaaagaaaaaatagaacCAATTATGAGAAGTTAGTATTCCTTTAACCCAAAGTAAAAAAACAAGACAATatactttcctttttaaaaacagtaaaaaaaaacagTTCAAGTTGCAAAGGTTGCCAAGGAGATATGCCtttataaatacaaaaaaaggtATCTTCATGTAACTTCAAAGAGCATGGGAGACATCCGTGAGGACCTCCACAAGGATAGCAACAATTTAACAGTGGCATGCCCCTGCATGATTCAATTTTGATCCCAGGTTTAGacatagcagaaaaaaagagtttaCAGTATTAGGGACTACAAATTTTACAGGAATAGTTAACCACTAGCAGCAAGTGTGctagagaaaaaaggaaaatctctgAGTGGTAAAGAATCCATTTCAAAGGTCCTCTCAGTGTCCCCTAAATGGAAGCACAGGGTTTCTCAATACAGTAGAGCCTAATTAAGTCTTGGAAGAACCTCTTACATCATCTCTATTATTTAATTAACTTCTACACTGTTTATATGTGCTAGCAAAAGTCCATATATAGGACATACAAAATATCTTCAGATGAGCAGCCCTTTGTCTTCTCCTTAAGCAGAAGAGCCATTACAGACCTTTCTGCTACTGCCTACAAATAACCAAAGTGGCATAAGCTGATCTGCAAAGGCAGCATATCCACACTAAAAAACCCAGAAGACTGCAAGTTCCACTTATTTCTACACTGAGGGCAGGAGTGGGGGGAATTCCATATTAACAATGCCTAAAAGAGTAGTTAAGACTAAGCAGTTTATAATTCCTAAGTTGGTATGATCCCATTTTGTTGGCAGCTCTAATGCTTAGAAAGTGAACACTAAACTTTTTTCAGAACTTAaacttttgctttgctttcattAATCTGTACATTGAACAATAAAAGTACCTTGGAAAAAGTGCTGCTGAACTGAAGACGTATGCATTTCACACAGCCTTTGTGAGCAGGAACTGTTTTCACTGGTGATGTCAGCTGTCTTAAGTCATACTGGCAGATCATTCCCCGGGAACATCCTATAGCCAAAGTAGTACCATCAGGCATGAAGTCTACTGTGGTCAGAGGAAAATCAGCTACAATTGTTTTCAGTAACCTTCAAATATGAGAAATGACAGGATGAATCTTTTAGAATTCACAAGTTGGACTTTTCAACACAGAATAtctaaaagaaatatatatacatatatataagcTTTCACAATTCAGCTACAGGTCAGTAGTTCAACTTCTCCAGTAGATGTAAATTCAGTGAACTATTTTAAGAAACAGTGGATTAGGCTTACACTAAGCATTCACGCTTAACAAGAACAAAAACTGCATATGCTCTGAAAGACTTCATGAGGACAGGATCACCTTGCCTTCTTAATAGCAAACACCAACATTATTTACTGGTATCATCATTTGCAGCAGCAACCACACTACATACATCCTCTCATCCTCAAGCTTCCCAAGCCTATCAACTCTGCCCCTCCCACAGCTCTAGGAAAAGCTTCAGGGCTTAGTTTGTATCCCTCTACTTCATCATTCCAAAACACAAACCGACTCCTGCTGCTAGGAGGAGCTAGAGTAAAAGCACTACTCATGCTAAAACTAATGTCCCACAAAACCACTTGCCATCCCATCCTCTATTTTTCATCCTTCCTGCTTTTTCATCCAGCATTCTCCCTTATCTCAGTAGTTCTGTGCACCACAGTCAAATCTTTTATCCTAACTAGAAAAGCAGGCAAGCTAAGCTCAGgtggctggcacaggctgtaCTGCCCCTCACAGAAGTTAACTGCTCTCTACCAACACTGGAGAACATCACCCATAAACTGGACTTCAGTTAGTTCCCTCGTGCCTTGGGGTTTTTCAATTGTTTGTCTGTTAACTTAGAAAGCAAAACAGACTATGGGACAGGTTCTCCAGTAGCAATATGCCAACCACTTCAGCCATTCTGCAAGGGGACTGAATGAAATAACTCATGTCATAATTAGGCATGTTTTTTCAGTTTATAACACCCAAAAAAGGAATCTTCTAAAATCAAAAAGTCTTTCATATACTCACTTTTTACCTAAAGTGTCatagaaaataattcttttatcCAAACCTACAGTTACAAACAGCAGCTCATTgactggagaaaagcagatttctgaGGCTGGTGCTTTATGaggattttcaaaattatgATACGGGATCTGGCTATTTACATCCCAGAGAGTTACATTTCCACTGTCAGAAACAGTGCCCAGCAAGGATTTCTTAAAGGATGAATATTTCAAGTGTCGAATAGGCTGTAAAACAcacataaaaatgtattttaataccaatattaaatattatattaaattattttataaagacACAAACAGATTAGGAATACAAACTTAAAGTAGTCTACAAAGGCCTCCAACTCTGAAATATAAAtagtaaaaccagaaaaaataattttgcattaaaatgccatttttgcTACTGGGGGTGagactttctttttttactaTTATGGGGTACCATATGAGCTGATCAGCAAAattaagcagaagaaaaatgaaacgTCCAGAAAAGTTTCTCAAATTTTCAGCAAATATCATGCCTTCAtacaaaaaatccccacaacaCATCTAAAATTAAAGTAGTGAAAAGGTACATTAGTTCACCAACTAGTCTTCTGCCAAGAATGTTAAACTTAATTCCCCTTGAGGTACTTGGATATTGGCCAGTTTGATAAGACACCCTGACTCCAGAGTTAAGCAGGTATGTAGGTCCTGCAGAACTGACTTCAACCTGTGGACTAAGACCACAGAAGAGGATAACATGTGAGGTTTATCACAAGCAGCCTTGCTATAGCAGAACCAGGAACTTAACCTGCCTTTCAGAAAAGCTATTTTGTTTCCACCACATTGCCTCGGAGGATGTTTCAGAAGCTCACTGCTCTAATACTACAGTATTCAATTTCCTGATTAATTTTACTTATGACTCAGCTGTACCTATTCACTCCAGGGACCATAATACCCTTACACTTAAACAGTTTCCTAACTCCCCAGTGCTGCTATCCTGTTTTAAAGAACAGCAAACTCACCCTCCTCTGGGCTCTAttttgcatattaaaaaaatgagagTCCTCCAGGACTGTTTTTTCAGTACCATCAGTCTTTTTGCAACTCTCCCAGTAGGAATCTTTCTTGAATATGGACAACTAAAATCTTTTATGTTCCTCAAAATATTTGGCTCTTATTTGAGAATGTTTTAGTCACTGTCATTTACATTAAGAAATCCAACTCCTTTCCCTTGGGAATTTTTAAATCCTATTCTAATAAGAACCTCAGTTGTCCCCTAAGTCTGGTATCTTGATTTCTACTCTGTCACAGTTACTCCTGTGTCTATAGTTTCAATCATTTTTTGATACTGACACAATCCTCTTATGGGCAAATGTCTTCCCACTGGGTTTCATCACAGCTCTACCTAGAATCATTGAACtgttaaggctggaaaagatctcAAAGCCATCAAGTCCAAGCCTCACCCCAGCATtgccatgttcaccactaaatCATGTCCCTAAATGCTATCTGTTTCTTGAATGCTTTCAGGGATGATGATTCcacacttccctgggcagcctgtttcaaTGCCTCACTCATTACCCTTTCAGAGAGGAATTCTGTCCTAATACCCAATCTAAactg encodes:
- the NEDD1 gene encoding protein NEDD1 isoform X1 yields the protein MQESIRFASSGDDVKIWDSSSFTVVEQFNPHTPSHPVSSLCWASNNRYLATASAAGDKIVVSSCKSKPVPLFEIAEGAKQTCVGLNSSSSYLVSGGLDNTVNIWNLKSKKIYRSLKEHKDEITCVAYNWNDGYIASGSLSGEIILHSVTTNFSSSPFGYGNRQPIRHLKYSSFKKSLLGTVSDSGNVTLWDVNSQIPYHNFENPHKAPASEICFSPVNELLFVTVGLDKRIIFYDTLGKKLLKTIVADFPLTTVDFMPDGTTLAIGCSRGMICQYDLRQLTSPVKTVPAHKGCVKCIRLQFSSTFSKSNITGSSNKPVPKRVEVKAGSNLGGIQNTGIKNIASQASAAVFSHLTLTNENKGGEIFQEKTGFPHSSSLDVIPSKEADHGKSAELSYFDDLNRSSLGDVFSPVRDDIIANKVTEDPQGNGLDFPSSLMGLDFLPQPTVAFPVKRNVVGSSAQVTQSSPLHALLGSPIKEEEEHPETDSKKISLGKQESKDNLKQVSKSSLPSTEPSPPSSTPDANEKQITKNIQAHPAYDLPVNGTTSTSSKITSSVTAGVASSLSEKIVETIGSSRPNAPLTAIQINFIQNMIQETMDDFREACHRDIVNLQVEMIKQFHMQLNEMHALLERYSVNESLVAEIERLREENKRLRTHF
- the NEDD1 gene encoding protein NEDD1 isoform X2, which codes for MPLAKQTCVGLNSSSSYLVSGGLDNTVNIWNLKSKKIYRSLKEHKDEITCVAYNWNDGYIASGSLSGEIILHSVTTNFSSSPFGYGNRQPIRHLKYSSFKKSLLGTVSDSGNVTLWDVNSQIPYHNFENPHKAPASEICFSPVNELLFVTVGLDKRIIFYDTLGKKLLKTIVADFPLTTVDFMPDGTTLAIGCSRGMICQYDLRQLTSPVKTVPAHKGCVKCIRLQFSSTFSKSNITGSSNKPVPKRVEVKAGSNLGGIQNTGIKNIASQASAAVFSHLTLTNENKGGEIFQEKTGFPHSSSLDVIPSKEADHGKSAELSYFDDLNRSSLGDVFSPVRDDIIANKVTEDPQGNGLDFPSSLMGLDFLPQPTVAFPVKRNVVGSSAQVTQSSPLHALLGSPIKEEEEHPETDSKKISLGKQESKDNLKQVSKSSLPSTEPSPPSSTPDANEKQITKNIQAHPAYDLPVNGTTSTSSKITSSVTAGVASSLSEKIVETIGSSRPNAPLTAIQINFIQNMIQETMDDFREACHRDIVNLQVEMIKQFHMQLNEMHALLERYSVNESLVAEIERLREENKRLRTHF